A single Ficedula albicollis isolate OC2 unplaced genomic scaffold, FicAlb1.5 N00759, whole genome shotgun sequence DNA region contains:
- the LOC107604468 gene encoding bromodomain-containing protein 4-like, whose amino-acid sequence MRFAKMPDEPEEPVIPASSPVVVPPPTKVAPPSSSDSSSDSSSDSDSSSDDSEEERAQRLAELQEQLKAVHEQLAALSQPQQNKPKKKEKDKKEKKKEKHKKKEELEEAKKSKAKEPPPKKAKKSNSNSSASSKKEPAPVKPSKAAPAYESEEEEKCKPMSYEEKRQLSLDINKLPGEKLGRVVHIIQSREPSLKNSNPDEIEIDFETLKPSTLRELERYVTSCLRKKRKPPEKLDVLAGSSKLKGFSSSESESSSESSSSDSDESDSEMAPKLKKKGHSGREQKKHHHHHHQPSQDVQDLEELRFLRT is encoded by the exons ATGCGCTTTGCCAAGATGCCGGACGAGCCGGAGGAGCCGGTGATTCCCGCCTCGTCCCCCGTGGTGGTCCCGCCCCCCACCAAGGTGGCCCCGCCCTCGTCCAGCGACAGCAGCAGCGACAGCTCCTCCGACAGCGACAGCTCCTCCGACGACTCCGAGGAGGAGCGGGCGCAGCGCCTGGCcgagctccaggagcag CTCAAGGCCGTGCACGAGCAGCTGGCGGcgctgtcccagccccagcagaacaaaccaaagaagaaggagaaggacaagaaggagaagaagaaggagaagcacaaaaagaaggaggagctggaggaggccAAGAAGAGCAAAGCCAAGGAGCCGCCGCCCAAGAAGGCCAAGAagagcaacagcaacagcagcgCCTCCAG CAAGAAGGAGCCGGCGCCGGTGAAGCCCAGCAAAGCCGCGCCCGCCTACGAGtcggaggaggaggagaagtgcAAGCCCATGTCGTACGAGGAGAAGCGGCAGCTGAGCCTGGACATCAACAAACTGCCCGGGGAGAAGCTGGGCAGGGTCGTGCACATCATCCAGTCCCGCGAGCCGTCGCTCAAGAACTCCAACCCCGACGAGATCGAGATCGACTTCGAGACGCTGAAGCCGTCGACGCTGCGCGAGCTCGAGCGTTACGTCACCTCCTGCCTGCGCAAGAAGAGGAAACCCCCAG AGAAGCTCGACGTCCTGGCCGGCTCCTCCAAGCTCAAGGGTTTCTCCTCGTCGGAGTCGGAATCCAGCAGCGAGTCGAGCTCTTCCGACAGCGACGAGTCGGACTCAG aaatgGCGccaaaattgaagaaaaaagggCACTCGGGGCGGGAGCAGAAAAAG caccaccaccaccaccaccaacc